A window of Costertonia aggregata contains these coding sequences:
- a CDS encoding DEAD/DEAH box helicase, protein MKVQNETIEKTLYDYQLQDLNTIFEYFEESSDDVNLLYQLPTGGGKTVVFSEIAKRYINQTQKKVVVLTHRIELSAQTSKMLQGFGVKNKIINSEVKELRDQDEYMCFVAMVETLNNRLQEEKVELNNVGLVIIDEAHYNSFRKLFKFFEKSIILGVTATPLSSNIKLPMKDNYKKLIVGESISSLIKKKFLAKANVYNYDVSLKTLKLGISGDYTVKSSEELYGNHNMLSKLRNAYEEIAKGTKTLIFNNGINTSRYVYETFKKAGYNIRHLDNKNNATERREILEWFSKTPDAILTSVSILTTGFDEPSVETIILNRATKSLTLYFQMIGRGSRILPNKEEFTVVDMGNNVARFGLWDAPIDWQEIFHFPDFYLENIKNDEEIEREFVYEMPPDLREEFSKSEHIEFDIKAEYKKVFARGERSKKVLEKSIEQHAQICVENSEDVFDARILAKKLKDEIAYRVRQYSYCIMNNTKNYKEWLEEDYERKLRLKISQMFSQKM, encoded by the coding sequence TTGAAGGTTCAGAACGAAACGATAGAAAAAACGCTTTACGATTATCAGCTACAGGATCTCAATACCATATTCGAGTATTTTGAGGAATCTTCCGATGATGTAAACTTACTCTACCAATTACCTACCGGTGGCGGTAAAACCGTCGTTTTTTCAGAAATTGCCAAAAGATACATCAACCAGACCCAAAAAAAGGTCGTTGTACTTACCCATAGAATTGAGCTGAGCGCACAGACTTCAAAAATGCTACAAGGTTTCGGGGTAAAGAACAAAATCATCAACAGTGAGGTAAAAGAGCTACGAGACCAAGACGAATACATGTGCTTTGTGGCCATGGTAGAGACCTTGAACAATAGGCTGCAAGAAGAAAAAGTGGAATTGAACAATGTAGGGCTCGTCATTATCGATGAGGCCCACTACAACTCCTTTCGCAAGCTCTTTAAGTTTTTTGAAAAATCGATTATCCTTGGTGTAACGGCCACGCCATTGAGTTCCAATATCAAACTCCCCATGAAAGACAACTACAAGAAATTGATCGTTGGGGAGTCCATTTCGTCACTTATAAAGAAAAAGTTCTTGGCCAAGGCCAATGTGTATAATTACGATGTTAGCCTCAAGACCCTAAAATTGGGCATTAGTGGCGATTATACCGTAAAATCTTCGGAAGAATTGTACGGCAATCACAATATGTTGAGCAAACTGCGCAATGCTTATGAAGAGATTGCGAAAGGTACAAAAACGCTGATTTTCAACAACGGTATCAATACATCTAGATATGTATACGAAACCTTTAAAAAGGCAGGGTATAACATTCGGCATTTGGACAATAAGAACAATGCTACGGAGCGTCGCGAAATTTTGGAATGGTTTTCCAAAACTCCGGATGCGATATTGACTTCGGTAAGTATATTGACCACTGGGTTTGATGAACCCTCGGTAGAGACCATTATTCTCAACAGAGCCACAAAATCACTTACCCTTTATTTTCAGATGATAGGCCGTGGGTCGCGAATTCTTCCCAATAAAGAGGAATTCACTGTTGTTGACATGGGAAACAACGTTGCACGTTTTGGGCTTTGGGATGCCCCTATTGATTGGCAGGAGATTTTTCATTTCCCGGATTTTTATTTGGAGAACATTAAAAACGACGAAGAGATTGAACGTGAGTTCGTTTACGAAATGCCACCGGACCTCAGGGAGGAGTTCAGTAAATCGGAGCATATAGAATTTGATATCAAGGCAGAGTATAAAAAAGTGTTCGCCCGTGGGGAACGTTCCAAAAAAGTACTGGAAAAAAGTATTGAGCAACATGCACAAATATGTGTTGAAAATAGCGAAGATGTTTTTGATGCAAGAATATTGGCAAAAAAACTAAAGGACGAAATCGCTTATCGGGTTAGGCAATATTCCTATTGTATCATGAACAACACCAAAAATTACAAGGAATGGTTAGAGGAAGATTATGAACGTAAGTTGCGGCTAAAGATTTCACAAATGTTCTCCCAAAAAATGTAA
- a CDS encoding 2-hydroxyacid dehydrogenase, whose translation MSIVILRQDDKIDEWKKALKARAPHINVYSYLEEHPKDDMTMALVWKHPKNTLSRYPNLKCISCSGAGVDFIFNDRDRPKHLPITRVVDPYLASDMSEYVLAAIFSHIKNLNHYKLEQTQAKWSPKSYLRIQDVSVGIMGVGELGKTLAKDLVQYGFKTLGWSNSKKRINGVNSFVGEAELSLFLEQTAILVCLLPLTNKTKGILNKTLFTLLPKGAFVINVARGGHMVDDDLMEMLDKDHLSGAVLDVFHNEPLPTSHLYWQHPKVHITPHIASVSDTASVVPQIVENYERLMSGQPLLNEVSITKGY comes from the coding sequence ATGAGCATAGTAATTTTAAGACAGGACGATAAAATCGATGAATGGAAAAAGGCACTCAAGGCCCGAGCACCCCATATAAATGTTTACAGCTACCTAGAGGAGCACCCTAAAGACGATATGACCATGGCCTTGGTGTGGAAGCATCCCAAAAACACTTTATCCCGATATCCCAATCTAAAATGCATCTCGTGTTCGGGGGCAGGTGTCGATTTTATTTTCAATGATAGGGATAGACCCAAACACCTACCCATAACACGGGTGGTCGACCCATATTTGGCCAGTGATATGTCCGAATATGTATTAGCGGCGATTTTTTCACATATCAAAAATCTGAATCATTATAAACTGGAACAAACACAAGCTAAATGGTCGCCCAAATCCTATTTGCGTATACAGGATGTTTCAGTAGGCATCATGGGAGTAGGGGAGTTGGGGAAAACACTTGCAAAAGACTTGGTCCAATACGGATTCAAGACATTGGGGTGGTCCAATTCAAAAAAGCGGATAAACGGTGTCAATAGTTTTGTTGGGGAAGCGGAACTATCTTTATTTTTGGAGCAGACCGCTATCCTGGTTTGCTTACTTCCACTCACAAACAAAACCAAAGGCATTTTGAACAAAACACTTTTTACCCTGCTGCCTAAAGGGGCTTTCGTTATCAATGTGGCCCGTGGCGGTCATATGGTAGATGATGATTTGATGGAAATGTTGGACAAAGACCACCTTTCAGGTGCTGTATTGGATGTTTTTCATAACGAACCCTTGCCGACCTCACATCTGTATTGGCAGCACCCCAAGGTGCATATAACGCCGCATATTGCCAGTGTTTCGGATACAGCATCCGTAGTACCTCAAATAGTGGAGAATTATGAAAGGCTCATGAGCGGCCAACCACTTCTAAACGAGGTATCTATCACAAAAGGGTATTAA
- a CDS encoding DUF6155 family protein, whose protein sequence is MSKRALKKYLSGLKKKELEEQFMDVYQRFPVVKEYYDFAFNPKEDKLVQEAKVKISNEYFPLKRKRPKARRSVAQKYIKRFKTLGMDAHLIADVMLYNLEIAQSFEKEKNVPDAFYKSMTNSFHEVTQHVSVHGLLPEYKSRIIDIYTITQEAEWLFGEEFSRALDILD, encoded by the coding sequence ATGAGCAAAAGGGCACTTAAAAAATATTTATCCGGTCTCAAGAAAAAAGAGCTGGAAGAACAATTTATGGATGTATACCAAAGATTTCCCGTAGTCAAGGAATATTATGACTTCGCCTTTAACCCAAAGGAAGATAAGCTGGTACAAGAGGCCAAAGTGAAGATTTCCAATGAATATTTTCCCTTGAAACGCAAAAGACCAAAGGCTAGGCGTTCTGTGGCGCAGAAATATATTAAACGCTTTAAAACCTTGGGAATGGATGCTCATTTGATAGCGGATGTTATGCTCTACAACCTCGAAATCGCCCAATCGTTCGAAAAGGAAAAAAACGTACCCGATGCCTTTTATAAGAGTATGACCAACTCTTTTCATGAGGTTACGCAGCATGTTTCAGTACATGGCCTATTGCCCGAATATAAATCCCGTATAATCGATATTTATACTATTACCCAAGAAGCAGAATGGTTGTTTGGTGAAGAATTTTCCCGAGCACTTGATATTTTAGACTAA
- a CDS encoding sigma-70 family RNA polymerase sigma factor, with product MRQLKIIKQVTNRESKSLDKYLQDISKIDLITANEEVELAQRIRKGDQAALEALTNANLRFVVSVAKQYQNQGLKLPDLINEGNVGLVKAAKRFDETRGFKFISYAVWWIRQSILQALAEQSRIVRLPLNKIGSINKIKKTFSYLEQAHERPPSAEEIAKELDMTITEVKQSIKNSGRHVSMDAPLKEGEDSNLYDVLRSGESPRPDKSLMQQSLNTEINRALETLSPREADVVKLYYGIGDQQSMTLAEIGHTFDLTRERVRQIREKAIRKLRHNSRSKLLMTYLG from the coding sequence ATGAGGCAACTAAAGATTATCAAGCAGGTAACCAACAGAGAATCAAAATCATTGGACAAATACTTGCAGGATATCAGCAAAATAGATTTGATAACGGCAAATGAGGAAGTAGAACTAGCACAACGTATACGCAAAGGTGACCAGGCAGCTCTGGAAGCGTTGACCAATGCAAATTTGAGATTTGTCGTTTCGGTTGCAAAACAATATCAAAATCAGGGATTAAAACTTCCCGATCTTATCAATGAAGGAAACGTTGGCCTTGTAAAGGCGGCAAAACGTTTTGACGAAACCAGAGGATTTAAATTTATTTCCTATGCGGTATGGTGGATCAGACAGTCTATCCTACAAGCTTTGGCAGAACAGTCTAGAATAGTGCGATTGCCGTTGAATAAAATCGGCTCGATCAATAAAATAAAAAAGACATTTTCGTATTTGGAACAGGCCCACGAAAGACCCCCTTCGGCCGAGGAAATTGCCAAGGAGCTGGATATGACGATTACCGAAGTCAAACAATCCATTAAAAACTCAGGTCGACATGTATCTATGGATGCCCCCTTGAAAGAAGGAGAAGATTCCAACCTGTACGATGTTCTGCGTTCGGGAGAATCACCACGACCGGACAAGTCGTTGATGCAACAGTCCCTGAACACTGAAATCAACAGGGCTTTGGAAACCTTGTCGCCCAGAGAGGCAGATGTTGTGAAGCTATACTATGGTATTGGCGACCAACAATCTATGACCTTGGCAGAAATTGGCCATACGTTCGACCTTACCCGTGAGCGTGTGCGGCAGATACGGGAAAAAGCCATTAGAAAATTGCGCCACAATTCAAGAAGCAAATTGCTTATGACCTACTTGGGTTAA
- a CDS encoding YaiO family outer membrane beta-barrel protein has translation MKALKITYTVLLLMLLPVWGTAQDMAFNDPYDKAHDLAFEGKHGSSREVLANILLKNPMNTKARLLLARIDSWDAKYEEARNGFNLIISTERMNSDAWISAIKNELYAKNPHTALGLANKALHYLKNNLEVERLQKQATQAVSDKKYPKYINTPGIDFKSRGKKKTAKTKTVEDTAAVSKGEGSIKSVKEKEILNNRLGVNNSFTVFNDVYEPMIFSSISFNRRTPVGTVIPRINYSNRLNKHGVQYDIDLYPKFSKRFYAYLNYGYSNSSIYPNHKIGGDLYANLPWAMEVSAGMRHIIFDTRNITVYANSIGHYRGNYYFSLRSYFTPKPDGLLTVSGNLLVRKYLKDGENYIGVNAGLGFSPELRQIRDGATLLAETLLYIESQRLQMEYQFTPKKNPNIYRANVGVTRQEFVSNSGSFFWAVSAGFSYQAKF, from the coding sequence TTGAAAGCCCTAAAAATTACATACACGGTTTTACTGCTTATGCTTCTCCCCGTATGGGGAACGGCACAGGACATGGCATTTAACGACCCTTACGATAAGGCGCATGACTTGGCCTTTGAAGGCAAACACGGTTCTTCTCGTGAAGTCTTGGCAAATATCCTTTTAAAAAACCCAATGAATACCAAAGCAAGGCTTCTATTGGCAAGAATCGATAGTTGGGATGCGAAATACGAAGAAGCCAGGAACGGTTTTAATCTGATCATTTCCACTGAAAGAATGAATAGTGACGCTTGGATATCTGCTATAAAAAATGAACTTTATGCCAAAAACCCACATACTGCACTGGGCCTAGCCAACAAGGCATTGCACTATTTAAAAAACAATTTGGAGGTTGAACGATTGCAAAAGCAGGCTACCCAAGCGGTATCGGACAAAAAATACCCAAAGTACATTAATACACCAGGTATTGATTTTAAGAGTAGGGGGAAGAAAAAAACGGCAAAAACAAAAACGGTAGAGGATACTGCCGCGGTATCAAAAGGAGAGGGTTCTATAAAAAGTGTCAAAGAAAAGGAAATACTAAACAATAGACTGGGAGTCAATAATTCATTTACTGTTTTTAATGATGTTTACGAGCCCATGATTTTCTCTAGTATATCGTTTAATAGGCGTACACCAGTGGGAACCGTTATTCCAAGAATTAATTACAGTAACCGTCTGAACAAACATGGTGTACAGTATGATATCGATTTATATCCCAAATTCTCAAAACGTTTTTACGCTTATTTAAATTATGGCTATTCCAATTCTTCAATTTACCCCAATCATAAAATAGGGGGCGATCTTTACGCCAACCTGCCTTGGGCCATGGAGGTTTCTGCAGGTATGCGGCATATAATCTTTGATACACGAAATATTACGGTATATGCCAATTCAATAGGGCACTACCGTGGTAATTATTATTTTTCGCTGCGCTCATATTTTACGCCTAAACCTGATGGACTATTGACCGTCTCTGGTAATTTGTTGGTTCGCAAATACCTAAAGGATGGTGAGAACTATATTGGTGTGAACGCCGGGCTAGGTTTTTCGCCCGAACTACGACAGATCAGGGACGGTGCCACGCTATTGGCTGAAACTTTATTGTATATCGAGTCCCAGCGCTTGCAGATGGAATATCAATTTACACCAAAGAAAAACCCCAATATCTACAGGGCGAATGTGGGCGTTACCCGGCAGGAGTTCGTTTCCAATTCCGGTAGTTTTTTCTGGGCCGTATCTGCTGGATTCTCTTATCAGGCTAAATTTTAA
- a CDS encoding sulfatase-like hydrolase/transferase — translation MNTSQLDSYSLKHYTRLILSFFGCLVVLSIFQYTTLYVKGVVDSILSTSFFIALVHQLGFAAVTGLVLAFPFNFWENWRPRYGFNLAFVLLVLLLIVEAMLISYYCTTLVPLGSDLLGYSYADIKTTISNSGGLQTSIYLVIGVVIITVLFYTFYKVTSKVYHRISKMYPFTIILFSLFVATLFTDGKPINQNKTQYLAINVYNSTTEDNSYDSTVEYPLIKRPQSENVLGDYFELKEEKPNIVFIMVEGLGRDFIGEGAEYGGFTPFLDSLSTKSLYWENCLSNTGRTFGVLPSLLGSLPFGKSGFMELEEFPNKLTLYSILKNNGYHTSFYQGTNSSFDNVDKFLKSENVDFVLDKSGFGNKYKQQEKDAAGSSWGYPDKELFKKSMSLPREKEQPRLEVYMTISTHEPFIPPNQDFYEEKVEKIVRKGNYDSRKKKVIEKNDNVFATLLYTDDAIKWALEAYKKQPRYDNTIFIITGDHRLIPIPQRNNLSRFHVPLIMYSPMLKSARKMSAISSHFDVTPSILAMLNSAYELKMPKKVAWMGNALDMNEKFRSIKEIPLMRNKNELKEYISGGQLFSDGDAFEINENMDLSSSFTGESKLEKKLEGFKAMNAYVTTSNKIIPDSLAIFSVQKERFTESEIIFVNSVYNGKDSDKGYLTARDLAFNREYDRALLVCRYILSDVPSHIDTKILMGRINVWRGDYEKSIEILKECIKMNPNYIDSYSALFDVYFWSGRTKEALRLIEEVQENSSGVNEIKDKIKRARKQAGIKQKTVFVRSTSKKDIAYSSH, via the coding sequence ATGAATACTAGTCAATTAGATAGCTACAGCTTAAAGCATTACACCAGATTGATACTATCTTTCTTTGGTTGTTTGGTGGTGTTATCGATATTTCAATACACGACCTTGTATGTAAAAGGTGTGGTGGATAGTATATTGAGTACCAGCTTTTTTATTGCCCTGGTACACCAATTGGGATTTGCCGCAGTTACGGGGCTTGTATTGGCCTTTCCGTTCAACTTTTGGGAAAATTGGCGACCTAGGTACGGCTTTAACCTCGCATTTGTTCTATTGGTTCTCTTATTGATTGTTGAGGCTATGCTTATCAGCTATTATTGTACCACTTTGGTGCCCTTGGGGTCGGATTTATTAGGATATAGCTACGCCGATATCAAAACAACGATTTCCAACTCGGGCGGTCTTCAAACATCAATCTATCTGGTTATTGGTGTAGTCATTATCACCGTCCTGTTTTATACGTTTTATAAGGTAACTTCAAAGGTGTATCACAGAATAAGCAAAATGTACCCATTTACCATTATTTTGTTCAGTTTGTTCGTTGCTACCTTGTTTACCGATGGTAAGCCCATAAACCAGAACAAAACACAGTATTTGGCCATAAATGTCTATAATAGTACCACCGAGGATAATTCATACGATTCAACCGTTGAATACCCTTTGATCAAAAGACCGCAATCCGAAAATGTGCTGGGGGATTATTTTGAGTTGAAAGAAGAGAAACCTAACATCGTTTTCATAATGGTAGAAGGCCTGGGACGTGATTTTATCGGGGAAGGGGCTGAGTATGGTGGCTTTACGCCGTTCTTGGATTCCTTGAGTACCAAATCATTATATTGGGAAAACTGCTTGAGCAATACCGGGAGAACCTTTGGGGTATTACCGTCATTGTTGGGTTCATTGCCCTTTGGCAAAAGTGGATTTATGGAGTTGGAAGAGTTTCCCAATAAACTTACGCTATACAGTATCTTAAAAAACAATGGTTATCACACGTCTTTTTACCAAGGTACCAACAGTTCTTTTGACAATGTAGATAAGTTTCTAAAAAGTGAAAATGTAGATTTTGTTCTTGATAAATCCGGATTTGGAAATAAATACAAACAACAAGAAAAAGATGCAGCTGGTTCATCATGGGGCTATCCTGATAAGGAATTGTTCAAAAAAAGTATGAGCCTTCCACGTGAAAAAGAACAACCGCGGTTAGAGGTTTATATGACAATAAGTACCCATGAGCCTTTTATACCGCCCAATCAGGACTTTTATGAGGAAAAGGTCGAGAAAATTGTTCGTAAGGGAAATTATGATTCTAGAAAAAAGAAGGTCATTGAAAAAAACGACAATGTATTTGCCACGTTATTGTATACAGATGATGCCATAAAATGGGCGTTGGAAGCTTACAAAAAGCAACCCCGTTATGACAATACCATTTTTATAATAACGGGAGACCATAGGCTTATCCCCATACCGCAACGTAATAACCTAAGCCGTTTTCATGTGCCGCTGATCATGTATAGCCCTATGTTGAAAAGTGCACGGAAAATGAGTGCCATTTCATCACATTTTGACGTAACCCCATCGATCTTGGCAATGCTGAACAGTGCTTACGAGCTAAAAATGCCAAAAAAAGTAGCTTGGATGGGTAATGCCTTGGACATGAACGAGAAATTCAGATCTATAAAGGAAATCCCTTTAATGCGAAACAAAAACGAGTTAAAGGAATATATAAGCGGTGGTCAGTTGTTCAGTGATGGCGATGCCTTTGAAATAAATGAAAACATGGATTTAAGTTCCTCGTTTACGGGAGAATCCAAACTAGAAAAGAAATTGGAAGGTTTTAAGGCAATGAATGCCTACGTGACCACGAGCAACAAAATCATACCTGATAGTTTGGCTATTTTTTCCGTACAGAAGGAGCGATTTACTGAAAGTGAAATCATATTTGTCAATAGTGTTTATAACGGTAAAGATTCCGATAAGGGATATCTCACGGCACGTGACTTGGCCTTTAATAGAGAATATGATAGGGCTCTTTTGGTGTGCAGGTATATTTTGTCCGATGTTCCCAGTCATATCGACACCAAAATATTGATGGGTAGAATTAATGTATGGCGGGGCGATTATGAAAAATCTATTGAAATATTAAAGGAATGTATTAAAATGAACCCCAATTACATTGACTCTTATTCCGCTTTGTTTGATGTGTATTTTTGGTCGGGCAGGACCAAGGAAGCACTACGGTTGATAGAAGAAGTACAAGAGAACAGCTCTGGTGTTAACGAAATCAAAGATAAAATTAAAAGGGCCAGAAAGCAGGCGGGCATTAAACAAAAAACGGTATTTGTCCGTTCAACCTCAAAAAAAGATATAGCATACTCATCACATTGA
- a CDS encoding glycosyltransferase family 2 protein encodes MDSEIFNILLKYINVVFFMFTVVLFTMFTIMGYLSTRNSIHYRNKNSFGDISKVMASPLAPSITIIAPAYNEGLTIVENIRSLLSLRYVNYEVMVVNDGSKDDTLQKMIDAYDLEKIEQPIDPDWQSKPIRGIYKSKHRSFSKLTVIDKENGGKSDALNTGMALSKNQYVGCIDVDCLLLPDALLHVVKSFFQRSEKRVIAVGGVIRVANSCIIQGGQLEEIRLPKSWLARFQLLEYTRSFILGRMAWGRIDSLLIISGAFGFFDREIALAVGGYDTNTVGEDMEIVFKMRRYMHEQKTPYTIEYIPDSLCWTEVPEDLKILINQRDRWARGNLETLNKHRDMFFNSKFGRLGLLSYPYWFFYEWLAPLLEFFGFFTIILFAYLGILNWEFFIAITATIYMFSIMFSFYAILWDVYSYNEYKKTKDILILMFCAIIEPITFHPIVVWAAIRGNWKKLFKIKSGWGSQVRKGFAKAT; translated from the coding sequence ATGGATAGTGAAATTTTCAACATATTACTGAAATATATAAACGTGGTTTTTTTCATGTTTACGGTAGTCCTGTTTACTATGTTCACTATCATGGGGTATCTGTCGACCCGCAACTCCATTCACTATCGTAACAAAAATAGTTTCGGGGACATTTCCAAAGTAATGGCTTCGCCGTTGGCACCAAGTATTACGATTATTGCCCCGGCCTATAATGAAGGGTTGACCATTGTAGAAAACATTCGTTCGTTGTTGTCGCTGCGTTATGTCAATTATGAGGTTATGGTGGTCAACGATGGCAGCAAGGACGACACCCTACAAAAAATGATAGATGCCTATGATCTTGAAAAGATAGAACAGCCCATTGACCCCGATTGGCAATCCAAACCCATTCGTGGTATTTACAAATCTAAACATCGTTCTTTTTCAAAGCTTACGGTAATCGATAAGGAAAACGGGGGTAAATCCGATGCTTTGAATACCGGGATGGCCCTTTCAAAAAACCAATATGTTGGTTGTATAGATGTTGATTGCCTTTTATTGCCCGATGCCTTGTTACATGTGGTAAAATCATTTTTTCAACGCTCCGAAAAACGTGTCATTGCCGTAGGGGGTGTAATCAGGGTTGCCAACTCATGTATAATTCAAGGGGGCCAGTTAGAAGAAATACGATTGCCTAAAAGTTGGTTGGCCCGTTTTCAATTGTTGGAATATACCCGTTCCTTTATTTTGGGGAGAATGGCTTGGGGGCGTATAGACAGCCTCTTGATAATTTCAGGGGCCTTTGGCTTTTTTGATAGGGAAATAGCACTTGCAGTAGGCGGCTATGATACCAATACGGTTGGTGAGGATATGGAAATTGTCTTTAAAATGAGGCGTTACATGCACGAACAAAAAACACCGTATACCATTGAATATATTCCAGATTCACTGTGTTGGACCGAGGTTCCGGAAGATTTAAAGATTTTGATAAATCAACGTGATAGATGGGCTAGGGGCAATCTAGAGACCTTGAACAAGCATAGGGACATGTTCTTTAATTCCAAATTTGGCCGACTTGGGCTTTTGAGTTATCCCTATTGGTTTTTTTACGAATGGCTGGCACCGCTACTGGAGTTTTTTGGCTTTTTCACGATTATTTTGTTCGCATATCTGGGCATTCTGAACTGGGAGTTTTTCATAGCTATTACCGCCACAATCTACATGTTCTCTATCATGTTTTCTTTTTATGCAATACTATGGGATGTATACTCCTATAACGAATACAAAAAAACAAAGGATATTTTAATATTGATGTTCTGCGCCATTATAGAGCCTATAACGTTTCACCCCATAGTAGTATGGGCTGCGATACGGGGCAATTGGAAAAAACTGTTCAAAATAAAATCAGGTTGGGGTTCACAAGTGCGCAAGGGCTTTGCAAAGGCAACATAG